A window of Esox lucius isolate fEsoLuc1 chromosome 18, fEsoLuc1.pri, whole genome shotgun sequence contains these coding sequences:
- the adam17b gene encoding disintegrin and metalloproteinase domain-containing protein 17 yields MPILYFFVSSLFLTHGLTKSPAEVDLQYGFLSSTLSDFEVLPLASLRSHSIRQRDIQTQTHLERHLSFTALQRHFRLYLRTNTELFTEGFRAVFVDEHGQEDSYEVNRQNFFTGHVIGEENSRVQAHIDDNDFSAHILTDEAEYNIEPLWRFTEGPCDSRLLVYRSEDIRNISRLASPKVCGYVRAGSDDPLPDNTRPGEQGWGMEEPLLRDKRQVHDHKKNTCPLLLVADYRFFQEMGRGEESTTLNYLIELIDRVDDIYRATSWDDEFKGYGVQIDQIIIKKEPTNVTQGTTHFNMKGSPDEGKDVWDVKKLLEQFSVDIAGNASGVCLAHLFTYQDFDGGTLGLAYVAPSRQGIPGGLCSEKCLPSECPPLSGTEGIYLNTGLTTTKNYGKTILTKEADLVTTHELGHNFGAEHDPEIPYCAPGEDQGGKYVMFPFAVSGDQVNNKFFSNCSKTSIVKRLRNKAPGCFRERNRHVCGNSRVEQGEECDPGLLDIHNDRCCTSHCKLRPTAQCSDRNSACCKQCQFETKGKVCQEPINSTCKGRSYCTGNSSECPHPGNAPDKTVCLDNGECLDGACIPFCEAVQNLSSCACNETNLSCKVCCRKASGVCSPFKDDGGDYVYLRKGKPCTVGFCDGAGKCMKNVQDFIERLWDFIDKLDINTFGKFLADNIVGSVVVFSLVFWVPLSILVHCMDKKLDRQYEQTAKSLLFPSNGEFMSSLDSASVRIFKAPANSALRFPTSGPQQTSTPPIQAPAPALTPGVPAATSDPCPLPSMTTIQEDCNFDEEALQEDFPMGSPAAHSFEDLTERGSLASSVESSKSRSFRLQRQARIRNTSQETEC; encoded by the exons ATGCCGAtattgtatttctttgtatCTTCTCTATTTTTAACACATGGTTTAACAAAATCGCCTGCGGAGGTTGATCTGCAATATG GCTTCCTTAGTTCAACTCTCTCAGACTTTGAGGTGCTGCCCCTCGCCAGTCTCCGGTCTCATTCGATCCGGCAGCGGGACatccagacacagacacatctgGAACGACATCTCAGCTTCACTGCCTTACAGAG ACATTTCAGGCTGTACCTGAGAACCAATACGGAGCTGTTCACAGAGGGCTTCCGTGCCGTGTTTGTGGATGAGCACGGACAAGAGGACAGCTATGAGGTGAACAGGCAGAACTTCTTCACTGGCCATGTGATTG GGGAGGAGAACTCCAGAGTCCAGGCACACATCGATGACAATGACTTCTCAGCGCACATCCTCACCGACGAGGCAGAGTACAACATTGAG cctctgtgGAGGTTTACAGAAGGACCGTGTGACAGCCGTCTGCTCGTATACCGATCTGAGGACATCAGGAACATCAGCCGACTGGCCTCACCCAAAGTCTGTGGCTACGTGAGGGCCGGCTCTGATGACCCTCTGCCTGACAACACGAGGCCAGGCGAACAGGGCTGGGGGATGGAag AGCCCCTGCTCAGGGACAAGAGACAGGTCCATGACCACAAAAAGAACACCTGTCCTCTGCTGCTAGTGGCTGACTATCGCTTTTTTCAAGAGATGGGCCGTGGCGAGGAGAGCACTACCCTCAACTACCTG ATTGAGCTGATTGACCGTGTGGATGACATCTACAGGGCCACGTCGTGGGATGACGAGTTTAAAGGCTACGGTGTTCAGATCGACCAG ATCATCATTAAGAAGGAACCCACAAACGTTACCCAAGGAACTACGCACTTCAACATGAAGGGAAGTCCAGACGAGGGCAAGGATGTCTGGGATGTCAAGAAACTCCTGGAG CAATTCAGTGTGGACATAGCGGGCAACGCCTCCGGCGTGTGTCTGGCTCACCTGTTTACCTATCAGGACTTTGACGGGGGGACCCTGGGCCTGGCTTACGTTGCCCCCTCCCGACAGGGGATCCCTGGGGGTCTCTGCTCAGAGA AATGTCTCCCGTCGGAATGTCCGCCGTTGTCTGGAACAGAAGGTATTTACCTCAACACCGGGCTGACCACCACTAAGAACTATGGAAAGACTATTCTCACCAAG GAGGCCGACCTGGTGACTACTCATGAGCTGGGCCACAACTTCGGGGCAGAACATGACCCAGAAATCCCCTACTGCGCCCCGGGAGAAGACCAAGGTGGCAAATACGTGATGTTCCCCTTCGCTGTGAGCGGAGACCAAGTCAACAACAAG TTTTTCTCAAACTGCAGCAAGACCTCCATCGTGAAGCGTCTGAGGAACAAGGCCCCGGGGTGCTTCAGGGAGAGGAACCGCCATGTCTGCGGGAACAGCAGGGTGGAGCAGGGCGAGGAGTGTGACCCGGGACTACTGGACATCCACAACGACCGCTGCTGCACCTCCCACTGCAAGCTCCGCCCAACTGCCCAGTGCAG TGACAGAAACAGTGCCTGCTGTAAGCAGTGCCAGTTTGAAACAAAGGGCAAAGTGTGCCAGGAGCCCATCAATTCCACTTGCAAGGGAAGGTCTTACTGTACAG GTAACAGTAGTGAGTGTCCGCACCCTGGGAACGCCCCCGATAAGACGGTGTGTTTGGACAACGGAGAGTGTCTGGACGGTGCTTGTATCCCCTTCtgcgaggctgtccagaacctgTCGTCCTGCGCCTGCAACG AGACCAACTTGTCATGTAAAGTTTGCTGCCGGAAGGCCAGTGGAGTTTGTTCCCCGTTCAAGGACGATGGAGGGGACTATGTTTACCTCCGTAAGGGCAAACCATGCACCGTGGGTTTCTGCGATGGAGCG GGTAAATGCATGAAAAATGTCCAGGACTTCATTGAGAGGCTGTGGGATTTCATTGACAAGCTGGACATCAACACGTTTGGGAAATTCCTAGCGGACAACATTGTGGGCTCTGTGGTGGTCTTCTCCCTGGTCTTCTGGGTCCCTCTCAGCATACTGGTTCACTGTATG GATAAAAAACTGGATCGGCAATATGAGCAGACCGCCAAGTCTCTGCTTTTCCCGAGT AACGGAGAATTTATGAGCAGTCTGGATTCAGCCTCAGTGCGGATCTTCAAAGCCCCTGCGAACTCAGCCCTGCGCTTCCCGACCTCCGGGCCCCAGCAGACCAGCACTCCCCCCATCCAGGCCCCAGCTCCTGCCCTGACCCCAGGGGTTCCAGCCGCAACCTCCGACCCCTGCCCCCTGCCGTCCATGACCACCATCCAGGAGGACTGCAACTTTGACGAGGAGGCCCTGCAGGAGGACTTTCCCATGGGGAGTCCGGCTGCGCACTCCTTCGAGGACCTGACTGAGCGTGGGTCCCTGGCCAGCTCAGTCGAGTCCTCTAAGTCCCGGTCCTTCAGACTACAGAGACAGGCCCGGATCCGCAACACCAGCCAGGAAACAGAGTGTTAA